The genomic interval CCGACGGGAAGCGCTGGTGGACGGGCACTACTCCATCAACTGCTACCTGGAGGCGCTGTCGGGGGCCTACCGTGGCTGGCGCGAGAAGGCGCTGGAGCACGGGCTCGTGCGCTGGTCGGGCACGCTGCCCGGCGAGCAGCTCGCGCGCATCGCCTACCACGTCCCCTTCTGCAAGATGGCTCGCAAGGCGCACACGCAGCTGCGGCTCTGTGACTTGGAGGACGCGGTGGGCCCGGGCCCCGGCACCCCCGAGGCGCGTGAGGAAGTGGCGAAGTCCTCGGCCAGCTATGACGCGCAGGTGGCCTCGTCGCTGGGGCTGAACTCGCGCATCGGCAACGTGTACACCGCGTCGCTGTATCTGGCCCTGGCGGGGATGCTGCATCGCGAGGGGGCGCAGCTCGCCTCGCAGCGCATCGGCCTGCTGTCCTACGGCAGTGGCTGCATGGCGGAGTTCTACTCCGGCGTCGTCGGCGACAAGGCGGCGGAGCGCATGGCCCGCGCGGACCTGGACGGCGTGCTGGCCCGGCGCGAGCGCGTGTCCATCGAGGAGTACGAGCGGCTGATGAAGCTGCCCTCGGATACTCCGGAGGCGAAGGCCCCGGCGCCTGGCGCGTTCCGGCTCGCGGAGATTCGCGACCACAAGCGCATCTACGTCGAGGGCAGCGCGGTTTGACGTGAAGCCCCCCGTGGCCGCCTGGGCACATGACTCAGGCGGCCCGGCACGGTTCGAGCGCCGCCACGGGGTGTCGGGAGCACTCAACGCTGACGTAAGCTGCGGGTATGCCGACGGAACTGACGCGGCTTCGCGTCTCGTGCTTCCACTCGCTGCGGGACGTCGACCTGAGCCTCAAGGGCATCAGCGTGCTCGAGGACCTCCAGGGGACGGCGACGAAGGACCTCGCCGCCCTGCTCGCGCTGCTGAAGGCGCTGGCGGAGGGCGGACTGCAACGGCACCTGCGGGAGACCCAGGTGCTGGGCGCCCCCCACGGACAAGAACCCGTCTGCATTGAGCTGACCTTCCGCGACAACCTCTACGGCGTGGAGCTCCAGCCGCACCCGGAGGGTTCGTGGTGCGTGGCTTCTGAGTCGGTCGACCTGCTCGTGGGCCTGTCGAGCCTGCTGGTCGATCCCGACCAGGACGCCCCTCGAGCCGAGGCGACGCTGTCCGGGTTTCCGCTGGAGGTGCCCGAGCGATTGACCTCTCCGGACTCCAGCCGGGATGACGCCGAGGGCGAGTATCTGGCCCAGGTCCTCCATGGCGCGATGGCCTGGATGCGAAGTGTCCTGCTTGGGATTCGCGGCGAGCCGGAGCTGTCTCGTGCTCCGGTGACCCTCTGCTTCATCGAGGAAGCGGACCGTGACCTCCCGGCCAACGCCGTGTGGGACCGAGCCCAGGGCGTGCGCGCCACGGCGGGCCAGTGTCAGGTGCTGCTGTGCACGGCATCCCCAGCTCTTGCGGAAGCCTTCGACGTGCGCGACGTCCTCCATGTGGAGACGAAGAGCGGCGTGTCACTCATCAAGACCGCCGCGTGAAGTCCTCACGCCGACAGGGGTCTCGCTCCGCCGGGAGTCACGAGCAAGCACCGCTCCGACGCGTGCCTTCCATACCGCCCCCGGTCCACCTTCCTCGGGCGCGAGGGAGCCAACACCCTTGAGTCCATGGGCATGGCCCACGCGCATCACCGCGCCCCTGGAGGCTCCATGGCGGACTCACCGATTGCCATCACCGGCTGCACGGGAAGGTTGGGAGGACGCATCGCGAGACGGCTCTGCGCGCGGGGAGTCCCCCTTCGGCTCATCGCCCGCGACGCGAAGCGAGCCCCGCGGCTGCCCGGCTCCGAGATTCGTGTCGCGACCTACCGGGACCGGGACGCGATGGCGCGCGCTCTCGAGGGGACACGAACGGTGCTCTTCGTCTCCGCGACGGAATCCCCGGGACGGCTGGAGGAACACTTCGCCTTCATCGAGACGGCGGCCCAGGTGGGAATCGAGACGCTGGTCTACACGTCGTTCTACGGCGCGGCGCCGGACGCGACGTTCACCTTCGCCCGGGACCACTGGGCCACCGAGCAGAAGCTCCGCGAGCAGCGCTTCGCCTCGGTGATGCTTCGGGACAACCTCTACCTCGACTTCCTCCCGTGGATGGTCGGCGAGGACGACCTCATCCGAGGCCCCGCGGGAAACGGCCGGGTCGCGGCCGTGGCCCAGGATGACATCGCGGACGTCGCCACCGCCGTGCTGCTCGACCCGAGCGCCCACCAAGGCCAGACGTATTCACTGACAGGCCCCAAGGCCATGGGCTTCGACGATATCGCCGCCGTGCTGAGCCGGCGGCTGGGCCGGAGCATCCGCTACTACGCCGAGAGCATCGACGAGGCCTACCGCTCCCGCGAGAAGTACCGGGCCGAACAATGGCAAGTGGAGGCGTGGGTGAGCACATACACCGCCATCGCGGAGGGAGAGCTCTCGGAAGTCACTCCCGACGTCGAGCGCATCGCGGGCCACGCCCCCATGGGCCTGGACACCCTCCCCTTTCACAGCGCGAGCAGCACCTCGAGCTGAGCCTTCACCGCGCTGGCCTCATCGACCTTGCCCAGCCGGGTGTAGAGGGCCACCGCGTCCCGCCGTTCCTGAATCTCCCGGTCGACCACGGCCTGCACGGCATCGGGAGTCAGGACCAGTCGATTCACTTCACCGCTTCCCAGGCCGCCCGCGCTGCCAGCGAACACGCCCTCCTTGAGCGCCGCCGGGGCCACGCTCACGTCGGGGGCCTCCGCGTTGTCGATGGCCGCCATCGTCGAGCGAAGCGCCGCCGTGGCCTGCGTGTCGCGCGTGCGCATCGCCTCCTTGAGCGCCGCGCGCAGGGCCGCCTTCCATTCATCGACCGTTCTCATGCGTCCACCCTAGCGCGGGGACCCATGGACTGTTCGACGCGCAACGGAGCGACCTGTCCCTGGCCAACGCCAACCGCCCGTGGCGAGCCCACCCCACTGCCAATTTGCGGCCTCCCCCAGGTTTCCGTGCTAGGCAGCGCCGGCTCGAGATGAATCCGACGAGTGACAGAAACGTCGGGGCGGGGTGTTCATCTCTTGGGTGCGGGCGATCCACCCGCCCGTGCCACTCCGCTGTGAAGGGGGCCCTTGTGTTTCCGATGACTTGGCTCAGGAATGCTGTCGTCGCCGTGCTGACGGCCTTCTCGGCGCTGGCCGCCACCGAGGCCTCGGCCCAGACACAGTCCGCGTTCTTCCTCTCCCGGAGCGAGAACCGGAACCAGGTCCACTACGCCCTCCGCCTGGATGACGCCTGCCGCCCTGTCGGTCCCCAGCCCGTGTTTGTCTATTGGCGCATGCTGGAGCGCGGCGAATCGGCGGTAGAAGATCTCCTGGGCGTCGAGCAGCCCGTGTACGGGCTGGACGGCACGCAGCAGGTGGAGGCCACCGCCGACGGCGCCAAGGTGCGCATCCGCCTCAGGGCTTTCCCTGAGCGCCCCATCGACATCACCACCAGCGGCTCACAGGGCCAGTGTGTCGTGCAGGCCTGGACCAAGGTGGGCGCCAGCGTCTCGCAGCTCGAGCACATCTTCGTGAAGACCTCCTGGCCCTTCTCGGTCGACTTCGTCCGTCTGGATGGAATGGGCACCGACGGCCAGCCCGTCCACGAGCTGGTCCGCTCCCGGAACTGATCCGGAATTCCTGGAATTCTGCCGCCATGGAAAAATAAGCAGGGTGGCCACAACCTTGTTTCGCGGAGTCCGATAATGACGGCATGACCAGTGTCGTCGGCCCCCGCCGCTCGCCCTCCCTTGCTCGTCCGACTGAAACTGATACCGCGCGTGAGACCTCCGGTGCCCGGAAGTCCACCACGGCTCGCAGCGACTTCCAGCCCGCGCGCTCGAACACCGCCTCGTCGGCGATGACGAAGCTCGGAGCGACGTTCGTCCCCGTGACGACCGCCGCGTCCGAGGCCCAGGGCGCGAAGGCCGCGGCCGGGGCACAGGCCACGCCGCTGACGCAGAGCACCAGCCCCAACGCGGCCATCAAGGACAACACCACCGTCACCAGCACGCTGGAGATGACCCAGGACGCGAAGGTGTCGTCGCTCAAGCTGGACCTGGACATCGCCCACACGTACCGCGGTGACCTGACCGTCAAGCTGACGTCGCCGTCGGGCAAGAGCGTGATGGTGTCGGACCGCCAGGGCAGCGGCGCGGATGACATCAAGGGCTCGTTCGACCTGTCCGCCTTCGCGGGAGAGTCCACCAAGGGCACCTGGACGTTGGAGGTCCAGGACAAGGCCAAGGGCGACGTCGGCACCCTGAAGCAGTGGGGCCTGAACATCGTCCCCGAGACGAAGGCGCCGGAACCGGAGCCCGAGCCGTCGGATGACCCGTTCGACGGCCTGCGCGACGAGGCCCTGCTGAAGGCCGTGCGCGAGTCGAACAACGGCATCAAGGTGGTCAGCTACAACGACGCCCGCAAGCACATCTTCACGAGCCTGGACGTGAAGGACAACGGCAACGTCGAGTGCGTCTACACGGGCCTCGAGACCAAGGGCGGGAAGATTCCCAGCAACTCGGTGATGAACGTGGAGCACACGTGGCCGCAGTCGAAGGGCGCCACGGGCCCCGCCAAGAGCGACCTGCACCACCTGTTCCCCACGGACAGCAAGGCCAACTCGAAGCGCAGCAGCTTCCCGTTCGGCGAAGTGGTCAACGTGAAGTGGAGCCAGAACGGCGCCAAGCTCGGCACGGACGCCAAGGGCAACACCGTCTTCGAGCCGCCCGACTCCCACAAGGGCAACGTGGCGCGCGCGATGTTCTACTTCTCGTCGCAGTACAACCGCCCCATCCCCAACGACGAGGAAGCCGCCCTCAAGAAGTGGAACAAGCTCGACGGGGTGGACGCCGCTGAAATCGAGCGCAACCGCCGGGTTGCGAACATCCAGGGCAACACCAACAAGTTCATCGAGCACTCGGACCTCGCGGACCGCATCAAGGACTTCTAGGCCGCACCGGGCCCCCGACGGACGCCGCGGCCCCGGTGTCTGTCGGCGCGGGCCCATCCACTCGCGCACACTGGCCTCACCCTCGTGTGCGCGAGCCGCCGTACCAGCCCCTGAGCTCGCCTGTTGCCACGCCCTCCCCTCCTCGCCACCTTGGGCGGGGACGTGCCTGACTTCGGGCGCGCGGGGGAGGCGGACATGAAGGCCATCGTGTTGACTGGCTATGGGGACGTCGACTGCCTGGAGCTCCGGGACGTGCCCGAGCCCCATCCGGCCGCCGGAGAGCTCAAGGTCCGCGTCGCCGCGGCGAGCATCAACCCCGTCGACTGGAAGATTCGCCGGGGCGACATGAAGAGCGTCCTCGCCCTGAAGCTCCCCGCCATGACCGGGCGGGACGTCTCGGGTGAGGTCATCGAGGTGGGCCCGGGAGTCACCGCCTTCAAGGTGGGCGACCGGGTGATGGGGCTGGTCAATGGCGGCTATGCGGAGCAGGTCGTCGCGCCTGTCGACGCATGGGCTCGCCTGCCCTCCTCGCTCGACCTGAAGGACGCGGCCGCGCTCCCGCTCGTCGCGCTGACGGGGACCCAGCTCCTCGAGGAGGGGGTGAATCCCTCTCGAGGCGACATCGTGCTCGTCACCGGAGCCCTGGGCGGCGTGGGTCGCGCGGCCGTGCACGCGGCGAAGCTCCGGGGCGTCAAGGTCTGGGCGGGAGTCCGGGCGAAACAGAAGGCAGACGCGGCCAGGCTCGGCGTGGAGGGTGTCGTGGCGATGGATGACCCGGCGGACCTCGACAGGCTGCCCACGCTGGACGCCATCGCGGACACCGTCGGCGGAGGCGTCACCCAGCGGCTGCTCGCCCGCGTCAAACCCGGCGGCACCATCGGCAGCGTCGTGGGCGAACCGCCCGGCGCCAAGGAGAAGGGCCTGAAGGTCCACGCCATGTTCGCCCATCCCGACAGCAAGCGCCTCACGCAATTGGGCGAGGACGCGGCGAAGGGCGAGCTGGTCA from Myxococcus stipitatus carries:
- a CDS encoding hydroxymethylglutaryl-CoA synthase family protein gives rise to the protein MKRRVGIEALAVAVPSRYVDIEDLARARGVDPAKFTSGLGAREMAVTDPGEDTVALAATATARLIQQQGVDTSRIGMLVVGTETGIDHSKPVASHVQGLLKLPRSMRTFDTQHACYGGTAGLMAATEWIASGAGAGKVAIVVCSDIARYGLNTAGEPTQGGGAVALLVSEQPDLLAVDVGLNGTCTMDVYDFWRPIGRREALVDGHYSINCYLEALSGAYRGWREKALEHGLVRWSGTLPGEQLARIAYHVPFCKMARKAHTQLRLCDLEDAVGPGPGTPEAREEVAKSSASYDAQVASSLGLNSRIGNVYTASLYLALAGMLHREGAQLASQRIGLLSYGSGCMAEFYSGVVGDKAAERMARADLDGVLARRERVSIEEYERLMKLPSDTPEAKAPAPGAFRLAEIRDHKRIYVEGSAV
- a CDS encoding SDR family oxidoreductase, with product MADSPIAITGCTGRLGGRIARRLCARGVPLRLIARDAKRAPRLPGSEIRVATYRDRDAMARALEGTRTVLFVSATESPGRLEEHFAFIETAAQVGIETLVYTSFYGAAPDATFTFARDHWATEQKLREQRFASVMLRDNLYLDFLPWMVGEDDLIRGPAGNGRVAAVAQDDIADVATAVLLDPSAHQGQTYSLTGPKAMGFDDIAAVLSRRLGRSIRYYAESIDEAYRSREKYRAEQWQVEAWVSTYTAIAEGELSEVTPDVERIAGHAPMGLDTLPFHSASSTSS
- a CDS encoding DUF4833 domain-containing protein, translating into MTWLRNAVVAVLTAFSALAATEASAQTQSAFFLSRSENRNQVHYALRLDDACRPVGPQPVFVYWRMLERGESAVEDLLGVEQPVYGLDGTQQVEATADGAKVRIRLRAFPERPIDITTSGSQGQCVVQAWTKVGASVSQLEHIFVKTSWPFSVDFVRLDGMGTDGQPVHELVRSRN
- a CDS encoding endonuclease codes for the protein MTSVVGPRRSPSLARPTETDTARETSGARKSTTARSDFQPARSNTASSAMTKLGATFVPVTTAASEAQGAKAAAGAQATPLTQSTSPNAAIKDNTTVTSTLEMTQDAKVSSLKLDLDIAHTYRGDLTVKLTSPSGKSVMVSDRQGSGADDIKGSFDLSAFAGESTKGTWTLEVQDKAKGDVGTLKQWGLNIVPETKAPEPEPEPSDDPFDGLRDEALLKAVRESNNGIKVVSYNDARKHIFTSLDVKDNGNVECVYTGLETKGGKIPSNSVMNVEHTWPQSKGATGPAKSDLHHLFPTDSKANSKRSSFPFGEVVNVKWSQNGAKLGTDAKGNTVFEPPDSHKGNVARAMFYFSSQYNRPIPNDEEAALKKWNKLDGVDAAEIERNRRVANIQGNTNKFIEHSDLADRIKDF
- a CDS encoding NADP-dependent oxidoreductase, with translation MKAIVLTGYGDVDCLELRDVPEPHPAAGELKVRVAAASINPVDWKIRRGDMKSVLALKLPAMTGRDVSGEVIEVGPGVTAFKVGDRVMGLVNGGYAEQVVAPVDAWARLPSSLDLKDAAALPLVALTGTQLLEEGVNPSRGDIVLVTGALGGVGRAAVHAAKLRGVKVWAGVRAKQKADAARLGVEGVVAMDDPADLDRLPTLDAIADTVGGGVTQRLLARVKPGGTIGSVVGEPPGAKEKGLKVHAMFAHPDSKRLTQLGEDAAKGELVIPIGKRMPLAEAREGQKLAERGGAGKVLLLP